Proteins from a genomic interval of Equus quagga isolate Etosha38 chromosome 13, UCLA_HA_Equagga_1.0, whole genome shotgun sequence:
- the LOC124250456 gene encoding kallikrein-12-like isoform X2 — protein MGPRIFLLLCVIVPSSGLNQDTTVKIVNGRQCDPHSQPWQVGLFLGTNLRCGGVLINRRWVLTAAHCSSRYWVRLGEHSLSRLDWTEQIRRSGFSVTHPGYQGSGQSHDHDLRLLRLGSPVVLTKSVQPLPLPTTCAAAGTKCLVSGWGMTNQSWSPFPDQLQCLNVSIVSSAACRAVFPGRITDNMVCAGGIPGEDACQGDSGGPLVCGGVLQGLVSWGATEPCGQKGIPGVYTNICKYVDWIRTVMSNN, from the exons ATGGGGCCCAGAATCTTTTTGCTCCTGTGTGTTATTG TCCCGTCCTCAGGACTCAACCAGGATACCACTGTGAAGATTGTCAACGGCAGACAGTGTGACCCTCACTCACAGCCTTGGCAGGTGGGGCTGTTTCTGGGCACCAACTTGCGCTGTGGGGGGGTCCTTATCAACCGCAGGTGGGTCCTCACGGCTGCTCACTGCAGCAGCAG GTACTGGGTGCGCCTGGGGGAACACAGCCTCAGCCGACTGGACTGGACGGAACAGATTCGGCGCAGTGGCTTCTCCGTGACCCACCCTGGCTACCAAGGATCTGGGCAGAGCCATGACCATGATCTCCGGCTTCTGCGGCTGGGAAGCCCCGTTGTCTTGACCAAGAGTGTGCAGCCGCTGCCCCTGCCCACGACCTGTGCAGCCGCTGGCACCAAGTGCCTCGTCTCGGGCTGGGGCATGACCAACCAATCATGGA gcccaTTCCCGGATCAGCTCCAATGCCTCAACGTCTCCATCGTCTCCAGCGCCGCCTGTAGGGCCGTGTTCCCCGGGAGAATCACGGACAACATGGTGTGTGCCGGTGGCATACCAGGGGAGGATGCCTGCCAG GGTGACTCTGGGGGACCCCTGGTGTGTGGAGGAGTCCTTCAGGGTCTGGTGTCCTGGGGGGCCACGGAGCCTTGTGGGCAAAAGGGCATCCCAGGCGTCTACAccaatatttgcaaatatgtggACTGGATCCGGACGGTCATGAGCAACAACTGA
- the LOC124250456 gene encoding kallikrein-12-like isoform X1, translating to MGPRIFLLLCVIVPSSGLNQDTTVKIVNGRQCDPHSQPWQVGLFLGTNLRCGGVLINRRWVLTAAHCSSSRYWVRLGEHSLSRLDWTEQIRRSGFSVTHPGYQGSGQSHDHDLRLLRLGSPVVLTKSVQPLPLPTTCAAAGTKCLVSGWGMTNQSWSPFPDQLQCLNVSIVSSAACRAVFPGRITDNMVCAGGIPGEDACQGDSGGPLVCGGVLQGLVSWGATEPCGQKGIPGVYTNICKYVDWIRTVMSNN from the exons ATGGGGCCCAGAATCTTTTTGCTCCTGTGTGTTATTG TCCCGTCCTCAGGACTCAACCAGGATACCACTGTGAAGATTGTCAACGGCAGACAGTGTGACCCTCACTCACAGCCTTGGCAGGTGGGGCTGTTTCTGGGCACCAACTTGCGCTGTGGGGGGGTCCTTATCAACCGCAGGTGGGTCCTCACGGCTGCTCACTGCAGCAGCAG CAGGTACTGGGTGCGCCTGGGGGAACACAGCCTCAGCCGACTGGACTGGACGGAACAGATTCGGCGCAGTGGCTTCTCCGTGACCCACCCTGGCTACCAAGGATCTGGGCAGAGCCATGACCATGATCTCCGGCTTCTGCGGCTGGGAAGCCCCGTTGTCTTGACCAAGAGTGTGCAGCCGCTGCCCCTGCCCACGACCTGTGCAGCCGCTGGCACCAAGTGCCTCGTCTCGGGCTGGGGCATGACCAACCAATCATGGA gcccaTTCCCGGATCAGCTCCAATGCCTCAACGTCTCCATCGTCTCCAGCGCCGCCTGTAGGGCCGTGTTCCCCGGGAGAATCACGGACAACATGGTGTGTGCCGGTGGCATACCAGGGGAGGATGCCTGCCAG GGTGACTCTGGGGGACCCCTGGTGTGTGGAGGAGTCCTTCAGGGTCTGGTGTCCTGGGGGGCCACGGAGCCTTGTGGGCAAAAGGGCATCCCAGGCGTCTACAccaatatttgcaaatatgtggACTGGATCCGGACGGTCATGAGCAACAACTGA
- the KLK11 gene encoding kallikrein-11 isoform X1: MTILRLIMLALVTGHVGGETRIIKGYECSPHSQPWQVALFQKTRLLCGATLIAPKWLLTAAHCRKPWVHPSLPHHLCFSPPPASPYPSISDHHLSHLSRYIVHLGEHNLQRRDGSEQTRTATESFPHPEFNYSLPNKDHRNDIMLVKMASPATITWAVRPLILSSRCVTPGTQCLISGWGTTSSPQLHLPHTLRCANITIIEHKECEKAYPGDITDTMVCASVQEEGKDSCQGDSGGPLVCNGSLQGIISWGQDPCAVSRKPGVYTKVCKYVDWIQETMENN; encoded by the exons ATGACGATTCTGCGATTAATCATGCTGGCTCTGGTGACAG GGCATGTAGGGGGAGAGACCAGGATCATCAAAGGGTACGAGTGCTCTCCTCATTCCCAGCCCTGGCAGGTGGCTCTGTTCCAGAAGACGCGGCTGCTCTGTGGGGCAACCCTCATCGCTCCCAAATGGCTCCTGACAGCAGCCCACTGCCGCAAGCCGTGG GTGCACCCATCTCTCCCCCACCACCTGtgtttctccccacctcctgcctctccctaCCCTTCCATCTCTGACCACCATCTCTCCCACCTCAGCCGATACATAGTTCACCTGGGGGAGCACAACCTCCAGCGGCGGGATGGCTCTGAGCAGACCCGAACAGCCACTGAGTCCTTCCCCCACCCAGAGTTCAACTACAGCCTCCCCAACAAAGACCACCGCAATGACATCATGCTGGTGAAGATGGCATCACCAGCCACGATCACTTGGGCTGTGCGACCCCTCATCCTGTCATCACGCTGTGTCACTCCTGGCACCCAATGCCTCATTTCCGGCTGGGGGACCACATCCAGCCCCCAGT TGCACCTGCCCCATACCTTGCGATGTGCCAACATCACCATCATCGAGCACAAGGAGTGTGAGAAGGCCTACCCCGGCGACATCACAGACACCATGGTGTGTGCCAGCGTTCAAGAAGAGGGCAAGGACTCCTGCCAG ggCGACTCTGGGGGCCCTCTGGTCTGTAACGGATCTCTTCAAGGCATTATCTCCTGGGGCCAGGATCCATGTGCTGTCTCCAGAAAGCCTGGTGTCTACACAAAGGTCTGCAAATATGTGGACTGGATCCAGGAGACTATGGAGAACAATTAG
- the KLK11 gene encoding kallikrein-11 isoform X2 has protein sequence MTILRLIMLALVTGHVGGETRIIKGYECSPHSQPWQVALFQKTRLLCGATLIAPKWLLTAAHCRKPRYIVHLGEHNLQRRDGSEQTRTATESFPHPEFNYSLPNKDHRNDIMLVKMASPATITWAVRPLILSSRCVTPGTQCLISGWGTTSSPQLHLPHTLRCANITIIEHKECEKAYPGDITDTMVCASVQEEGKDSCQGDSGGPLVCNGSLQGIISWGQDPCAVSRKPGVYTKVCKYVDWIQETMENN, from the exons ATGACGATTCTGCGATTAATCATGCTGGCTCTGGTGACAG GGCATGTAGGGGGAGAGACCAGGATCATCAAAGGGTACGAGTGCTCTCCTCATTCCCAGCCCTGGCAGGTGGCTCTGTTCCAGAAGACGCGGCTGCTCTGTGGGGCAACCCTCATCGCTCCCAAATGGCTCCTGACAGCAGCCCACTGCCGCAAGCC CCGATACATAGTTCACCTGGGGGAGCACAACCTCCAGCGGCGGGATGGCTCTGAGCAGACCCGAACAGCCACTGAGTCCTTCCCCCACCCAGAGTTCAACTACAGCCTCCCCAACAAAGACCACCGCAATGACATCATGCTGGTGAAGATGGCATCACCAGCCACGATCACTTGGGCTGTGCGACCCCTCATCCTGTCATCACGCTGTGTCACTCCTGGCACCCAATGCCTCATTTCCGGCTGGGGGACCACATCCAGCCCCCAGT TGCACCTGCCCCATACCTTGCGATGTGCCAACATCACCATCATCGAGCACAAGGAGTGTGAGAAGGCCTACCCCGGCGACATCACAGACACCATGGTGTGTGCCAGCGTTCAAGAAGAGGGCAAGGACTCCTGCCAG ggCGACTCTGGGGGCCCTCTGGTCTGTAACGGATCTCTTCAAGGCATTATCTCCTGGGGCCAGGATCCATGTGCTGTCTCCAGAAAGCCTGGTGTCTACACAAAGGTCTGCAAATATGTGGACTGGATCCAGGAGACTATGGAGAACAATTAG
- the KLK10 gene encoding kallikrein-10, translated as MKSPHLHLSAASGTRALAQLLLPLLTAQLWAAEALLLPGNDTGSDPVASGAPCARGSQPWQVSLFNGLSFHCAGVLVDKSWVLTAAHCGTNKPLWARIGDDHLLLLQGEQLRRTTRPIVHHKYHQGSGPILPRRTDEHDLMLLKLARPAVLGTRIQTLRLPYRCAQPGDRCQVAGWGTTAARRVKYNKGLSCSRVTILSPKECEVFYPGVVTSNMICAGLDQGQDPCQSDSGGPLVCDETLQGTLSWGIYPCGSAQHPAVYTQICKYTSWIEKTIRSN; from the exons ATGAAATCCCCGCACCTCCACCTCTCCGCCGCCTCGGGCACCCGGGCCCTGGcgcagctgctgctgccgctgctgacTGCGCAACTCTGGG CCGCGGAGGCGTTGCTGCTCCCCGGGAACGACACGGGCTCGGACCCCGTGGCCTCCGGCGCCCCTTGCGCGCGCGGCTCGCAGCCCTGGCAGGTCTCCCTGTTCAATGGTCTCTCATTCCACTGCGCGGGCGTCCTGGTGGACAAGAGTTGGGTGCTCACGGCCGCGCACTGCGGGACCAACAA GCCGCTGTGGGCTCGAATAGGGGACGACCACCTGCTGCTTCTCCAGGGTGAGCAGCTCCGCCGGACCACTCGCCCTATTGTCCACCATAAGTACCACCAGGGCTCGGGCCCCATCCTGCCAAGGCGGACAGACGAGCATGACCTCATGCTGCTGAAGCTGGCAAGGCCTGCTGTGCTGGGGACTCGCATCCAGACCCTCCGCCTGCCCTACCGCTGTGCCCAGCCCGGAGACAGGTGCCAGGTTGCTGGCTGGGGCACCACGGCCGCCCGAAGAG TGAAGTACAACAAGGGCCTGAGCTGCTCCAGGGTCACTATCCTGAGTCCTAAGGAGTGTGAGGTCTTCTACCCTGGTGTGGTCACCAGCAACATGATATGTGCAGGGCTGGACCAGGGCCAGGACCCCTGCCAG AGTGACTCCGGTGGCCCTCTGGTCTGCGACGAGACCCTGCAGGGCACCCTTTCGTGGGGCATCTACCCGTGTGGCTCTGCTCAGCACCCAGCTGTCTACACTCAGATCTGCAAATACACCTCCTGGATAGAGAAAACCATACGTTCCAACTGA
- the KLK9 gene encoding kallikrein-9 isoform X2, producing MKLGFICALLSVLAGHGWADTRAVGAQECRPNSQPWQAGLFFLTRLFCGASLISDRWLLTAAHCRKPYLWVRLGEHHLWKWEGPEQLFRVTDFFPHPGFNEDLSANDHNDDIMLIRLPRQAQLGPAVQPLNLSHTCVSPGTQCLISGWGAVSSPKVQYPLTLQCANISILERKLCHRAYPGHISDSMLCAGLWEGGRGSCQGDSGGPLVCDGTLAGVVSGGAEPCSRPRRPAVYTSVCHYVDWIRKTMEDN from the exons ATGAAGCTGGGATTCATCTGTGCTCTGCTTTCTGTGCTAGCAG GGCACGGCTGGGCAGACACACGAGCCGTCGGGGCCCAGGAATGCCGCCCCAACTCGCAGCCCTGGCAGGCGGGCCTCTTCTTCCTCACCCGCCTCTTCTGTGGGGCGTCCCTCATCAGTGACCGCTGGCTGCTCACAGCCGCCCACTGCCGGAAGCC ATATCTGTGGGTCCGCCTCGGGGAGCATCATCTCTGGAAATGGGAAGGTCCAGAGCAGCTGTTCCGGGTCACCGACTTCTTCCCGCACCCTGGATTCAATGAGGACCTCAGTGCCAATGACCACAACGATGACATCATGCTGATCCGTCTGCCCAGGCAGGCACAACTGGGACCTGCTGTGCAACCCCTCAACCTCAGCCACACCTGTGTCTCTCCAGGCACCCAGTGTCTCATCTCAGGCTGGGGGGCCGTGTCCAGCCCCAAGG TGCAGTACCCACTCACGTTGCAGTGTGCCAACATCAGCATCCTGGAGCGCAAACTCTGCCATCGGGCATATCCAGGCCACATCTCGGACAGCATGCTCTGCGCCGGCCTCTGGGAGGGGGGCCGGGGCTCCTGCCAG GGTGACTCTGGGGGGCCCCTGGTTTGCGACGGAACCCTGGCGGGTGTGGTATCTGGGGGTGCCGAACCCTGCTCCAGACCCCGGCGCCCGGCCGTCTATACCAGCGTATGCCACTACGTGGACTGGATCCGAAAGACCATGGAGGACAACTGA
- the KLK9 gene encoding kallikrein-9 isoform X1, with product MKLGFICALLSVLAGHGWADTRAVGAQECRPNSQPWQAGLFFLTRLFCGASLISDRWLLTAAHCRKPYLWVRLGEHHLWKWEGPEQLFRVTDFFPHPGFNEDLSANDHNDDIMLIRLPRQAQLGPAVQPLNLSHTCVSPGTQCLISGWGAVSSPKVQYPLTLQCANISILERKLCHRAYPGHISDSMLCAGLWEGGRGSCQVRPTLGRREMGILPGFPGPVGEGSWGPRLPGSKQGGSWGTWVLGEDGTRARISGSKGGGD from the exons ATGAAGCTGGGATTCATCTGTGCTCTGCTTTCTGTGCTAGCAG GGCACGGCTGGGCAGACACACGAGCCGTCGGGGCCCAGGAATGCCGCCCCAACTCGCAGCCCTGGCAGGCGGGCCTCTTCTTCCTCACCCGCCTCTTCTGTGGGGCGTCCCTCATCAGTGACCGCTGGCTGCTCACAGCCGCCCACTGCCGGAAGCC ATATCTGTGGGTCCGCCTCGGGGAGCATCATCTCTGGAAATGGGAAGGTCCAGAGCAGCTGTTCCGGGTCACCGACTTCTTCCCGCACCCTGGATTCAATGAGGACCTCAGTGCCAATGACCACAACGATGACATCATGCTGATCCGTCTGCCCAGGCAGGCACAACTGGGACCTGCTGTGCAACCCCTCAACCTCAGCCACACCTGTGTCTCTCCAGGCACCCAGTGTCTCATCTCAGGCTGGGGGGCCGTGTCCAGCCCCAAGG TGCAGTACCCACTCACGTTGCAGTGTGCCAACATCAGCATCCTGGAGCGCAAACTCTGCCATCGGGCATATCCAGGCCACATCTCGGACAGCATGCTCTGCGCCGGCCTCTGGGAGGGGGGCCGGGGCTCCTGCCAGGTGAGACCTactctggggaggagggagatgggtaTCCTGCCAGGATTTCCGGGTCCTGTGGGAGAAGGGAGTTGGGGCCCCAGACTTCCTGGATCAAAGCAAGGTGGGAGCTGGGGCACCTGGGTCCTGGGAGAGGATGGGACCAGGGCCAGGATTTCTGGATCTAAAGGAGGAGGGGATTAG